The following coding sequences are from one Desulfobulbaceae bacterium window:
- the thiL gene encoding thiamine-phosphate kinase, translating to MISERDFISNIREQIIPDNKLLVKGIGDDCAVYRIDSADSSRLGLISVDSLVEGVHFDLSWHPPTLLGKKAAAVNISDIAAMGGQPTFLLLSIAVPAKCNESFLEAFVHGFLAQAKAFGAILIGGDTVKSGSDMSVSVTVLGEVSEDCILYRSGAKVGDLVWVSGTLGDAAGGLMICSGAGEHDVLAWPSLIKAHLDPTPEVALGLILSGSGLVTAMIDMSDGLGTDLAHICEESSCGAVIDAGCIPVSDALKSAAAAYDVSCLDLAVSGGEDYRLLFTSPASAKEELCGKVRSGCGMTIYCIGEIVAEQGVSLKSASFDKKVGFTGFDHFRN from the coding sequence ATGATTTCTGAACGTGATTTCATCTCAAATATCCGAGAGCAGATTATACCTGACAACAAATTGTTGGTTAAGGGTATTGGCGATGACTGTGCGGTCTATAGAATCGATAGCGCTGACAGCTCGAGATTGGGACTGATCAGCGTCGATTCTCTTGTTGAGGGTGTCCATTTTGATTTAAGCTGGCATCCCCCGACTTTGCTCGGGAAAAAGGCTGCCGCAGTTAATATCAGTGATATTGCCGCAATGGGCGGCCAACCGACTTTTTTACTGTTATCGATTGCAGTGCCGGCAAAATGCAACGAAAGTTTTCTTGAGGCCTTTGTACATGGGTTCCTGGCCCAGGCTAAAGCCTTTGGGGCCATATTGATTGGCGGGGATACTGTGAAAAGTGGCTCTGACATGTCAGTCTCGGTAACAGTTTTGGGCGAAGTGAGTGAGGATTGTATTCTTTACCGATCAGGGGCCAAGGTTGGCGATCTGGTCTGGGTGAGTGGAACGCTTGGCGATGCCGCCGGGGGTTTGATGATCTGTTCCGGCGCAGGAGAGCATGATGTCCTGGCCTGGCCTTCGCTTATAAAGGCTCATCTTGATCCGACGCCGGAAGTTGCGCTGGGTTTGATTCTGTCGGGCTCGGGTCTGGTTACAGCAATGATTGATATGTCGGACGGGCTTGGCACCGATTTAGCGCATATCTGTGAGGAAAGTTCCTGCGGCGCCGTGATTGATGCTGGCTGTATCCCAGTTTCGGATGCCTTAAAATCAGCGGCAGCCGCCTACGATGTTTCATGCCTGGATTTAGCTGTCAGCGGCGGCGAGGATTACCGGTTGTTGTTTACCAGCCCGGCTTCAGCCAAAGAAGAGTTGTGTGGTAAAGTTCGTTCGGGTTGTGGTATGACCATCTATTGCATAGGTGAAATCGTCGCAGAGCAGGGCGTGAGTTTAAAGTCTGCTTCGTTTGATAAAAAGGTAGGTTTTACGGGATTCGATCATTTCAGAAATTAA
- a CDS encoding SPOR domain-containing protein, which translates to MKLIKAQSQNPKQLLKLFVGISIISFLLIIAICGLGIQSISKKANIKEAERDSVMFSKVFLEQEGNKLFSLLQKNSLENNVAPSPTPTLEKTSYSIQAGTFSLKSGSLKRYNELAAALAKKQIAMPVRVEKIGKYYTVRLGTFGDKSSAEAAQKNLSTLLEKPVVVLSAIQPDRILVSSNLVAESTPSEETLDPTSSEEYLRFDKEIRSILGKMSIVKIKIFSKDGIIKYSTDTAIVNIDDSKNLRLQDALKGKVNSSFNRKDSIQDVVGEKKNDLDVVETYLPVVNEHGEVIGAFEVY; encoded by the coding sequence ATGAAATTAATTAAAGCTCAATCACAAAACCCTAAACAGCTTTTGAAGCTGTTCGTTGGTATTTCTATAATTTCATTTCTGCTTATTATTGCTATTTGTGGGCTTGGTATACAGTCAATCTCAAAAAAGGCCAACATCAAAGAGGCTGAGAGAGACTCTGTAATGTTCAGTAAAGTTTTTCTGGAACAGGAAGGGAATAAACTCTTTTCATTATTACAAAAGAACTCCCTTGAAAATAACGTTGCACCTTCACCGACCCCCACGTTAGAAAAGACCAGCTATTCAATTCAGGCGGGCACCTTTTCGCTCAAATCAGGGTCGTTAAAGAGATATAACGAACTTGCGGCCGCCCTTGCCAAAAAGCAGATTGCTATGCCAGTTCGGGTAGAGAAAATAGGCAAATATTATACTGTGCGTCTCGGCACTTTCGGCGATAAAAGCTCGGCTGAAGCTGCCCAAAAAAACCTCTCGACGCTATTGGAAAAACCTGTTGTTGTCCTGTCCGCCATCCAACCAGACCGCATACTTGTTTCAAGTAACTTAGTTGCTGAGAGTACACCATCCGAAGAAACTCTTGATCCAACCTCTTCAGAGGAATATCTGCGATTCGATAAAGAAATAAGGTCGATTCTCGGCAAGATGAGTATCGTTAAAATTAAAATATTTTCCAAAGATGGAATCATTAAATATAGTACTGACACCGCCATTGTTAATATTGATGACTCTAAAAATTTACGGCTGCAAGATGCCTTGAAGGGCAAGGTTAACTCATCGTTCAACCGGAAAGACTCTATCCAGGACGTGGTTGGAGAGAAAAAAAACGATCTTGATGTTGTTGAAACGTACCTGCCCGTGGTAAACGAACATGGTGAAGTCATTGGTGCCTTTGAAGTATACA
- a CDS encoding HDOD domain-containing protein: MTRHTINKHIDVNSIPTLPAIAMEAIRLLEGEESSFESVADLLKNDQVLAGRILHYANSAFIGARVEVTTISRAISLLGFNTIRSLILSVTVFDCFKGKLASKKDDFVSFWLHSIGVAVAAEVLAKRLYFAVPEEAYLAGLVHDIGKLVCYLHLPEQFARVCGELEQQGGYGVSKPIALDLEDEVMGTNHTEVGKLVAEQWMFPEQLVKAMWLHHQPVFETILPEQKNLFQVIRFADALCVTHHIGSSYFLSVDAYDHEHFHYAMEKMMLHHNLSIEDVDAIVIEVKERVEELSKVLGIYDKDNYTNLVSSANASLGSMSINLDRQNKELVGENRVLDATYKMTRRLKSGMALTDAIQEVLLAARDAFGVSRILCMVIDKQKEQFVGVVSNRHGFDEFVVPANHNQMQLSSGRGNADIESEAIQRLKLASVEFDQGSIMESGVAEIVAGSEFMASFFVADKKSHGRPERIIGELMIDFQGVGSAFEKMEGLSRNFEIFSSAAANSIERILLVKDLHVQAKEMAETSRKMEESQRQLFHSHRLATVGRLAAGAAHEINNPLTIISLNIQLMSKMLSRTEGATDIKERLDVISGQEKRISKIIGDLMGFARPTQPKLSETDIWAVMEKVLALSADRSPAAKIEVENYIPKDLPNVFVDASQIEQVLINLLINANHAMPGGGKIILRGETNSNGQVAVTVTDTGTGIAKDNLAKIFDPFFTTKKEGEGTGLGLAISHSIMEQNHGALRVSSEIGKGTTFTVLLPVDQGGRLRALKKAVDQKVTHSDADEVCRVLVVDDEKILNEMLQECLKSAGYEVDGAYDGVEGIGLLRYKKYHLILLDIRMPRKDGLEVLQFVKVEYPDIPVIIVTGLASLDEIKETVAMGAFACLKKPFVIETVLAKAAEAIADSCQRRLYKK, from the coding sequence ATGACACGACATACGATTAATAAACACATTGATGTTAACAGTATCCCGACACTGCCGGCCATTGCCATGGAGGCAATTCGGTTGCTGGAGGGTGAGGAATCAAGTTTCGAGTCGGTGGCGGATCTGCTGAAAAACGACCAGGTTCTAGCCGGTAGAATTTTGCATTATGCTAACTCGGCCTTTATTGGTGCCCGGGTCGAAGTTACAACAATTTCACGGGCAATATCATTGCTCGGCTTTAACACCATACGAAGTCTGATTCTGTCGGTGACGGTTTTTGACTGTTTTAAGGGCAAGCTGGCCTCGAAAAAGGATGATTTTGTCAGTTTCTGGCTTCATTCAATCGGGGTGGCGGTTGCTGCAGAAGTTCTGGCGAAGAGGTTGTATTTTGCGGTTCCTGAAGAGGCCTATTTAGCTGGACTGGTGCACGATATCGGCAAGCTTGTTTGCTATCTGCATCTACCTGAACAGTTTGCCAGGGTTTGTGGTGAGCTCGAACAACAGGGCGGTTACGGCGTTTCTAAGCCGATTGCCCTTGATCTCGAAGATGAAGTCATGGGCACAAATCACACAGAGGTTGGCAAACTTGTTGCCGAACAGTGGATGTTCCCGGAACAGTTGGTTAAGGCCATGTGGCTTCATCATCAGCCGGTCTTTGAAACGATTTTACCTGAACAGAAAAATCTTTTTCAGGTGATCAGGTTTGCAGATGCTCTGTGTGTAACTCATCATATTGGCTCCAGTTATTTTCTGAGCGTTGATGCTTATGATCATGAGCATTTTCACTATGCCATGGAGAAAATGATGCTTCATCACAATCTATCGATTGAAGATGTGGATGCAATAGTTATTGAGGTGAAAGAGCGTGTTGAGGAGCTGAGCAAGGTTCTTGGGATTTATGACAAGGATAACTATACAAATTTGGTGAGCTCGGCAAATGCCAGCCTGGGTAGTATGAGTATCAATCTTGATCGCCAGAACAAGGAGCTTGTGGGCGAGAACAGGGTTTTGGACGCTACTTACAAAATGACTCGCAGATTGAAGAGCGGGATGGCACTTACTGATGCGATTCAGGAGGTTCTGCTGGCAGCACGAGATGCCTTTGGCGTTTCCCGGATTCTCTGTATGGTTATTGATAAGCAAAAAGAGCAGTTTGTTGGAGTTGTTTCCAACAGGCATGGCTTTGATGAGTTTGTGGTGCCGGCAAACCATAACCAGATGCAGCTCTCCAGTGGGCGGGGCAATGCCGATATCGAATCAGAGGCTATTCAACGCCTGAAGCTTGCCAGCGTTGAGTTTGACCAGGGCAGCATAATGGAGTCTGGTGTTGCTGAGATTGTTGCTGGTTCGGAGTTCATGGCAAGTTTTTTTGTGGCTGATAAAAAAAGTCATGGCCGGCCTGAAAGGATTATCGGTGAGTTGATGATCGATTTTCAGGGAGTTGGCTCTGCTTTTGAGAAAATGGAAGGGTTGAGCCGTAATTTTGAGATTTTTTCATCGGCGGCGGCCAATAGTATCGAGCGAATTTTGCTGGTTAAGGATCTTCATGTCCAGGCTAAGGAGATGGCTGAAACCTCACGCAAAATGGAAGAAAGTCAGCGGCAGCTGTTCCATTCCCATCGCCTGGCAACAGTTGGCCGACTTGCCGCAGGTGCTGCCCATGAGATCAATAACCCGCTGACAATTATTTCGCTTAATATTCAGCTCATGTCGAAAATGCTTAGCCGGACGGAAGGTGCTACTGATATAAAGGAGCGGCTGGATGTTATCTCCGGCCAGGAAAAACGAATATCAAAGATTATTGGCGATCTGATGGGGTTTGCCCGGCCAACTCAGCCCAAACTCAGTGAGACCGATATCTGGGCTGTGATGGAAAAGGTGCTTGCCCTTTCGGCGGACAGGAGTCCGGCGGCCAAAATTGAAGTCGAAAATTACATCCCGAAAGATCTGCCCAATGTTTTTGTTGATGCCTCTCAAATAGAGCAGGTTTTAATTAATCTGCTTATTAATGCCAATCATGCAATGCCGGGCGGTGGCAAAATTATTTTGCGAGGTGAGACCAATAGCAATGGGCAGGTAGCAGTCACGGTCACCGATACAGGAACGGGAATAGCCAAGGATAATCTGGCTAAAATCTTTGATCCATTTTTTACCACCAAAAAGGAAGGTGAGGGCACCGGACTTGGTCTGGCCATTTCTCACTCCATTATGGAGCAGAACCATGGGGCGCTTCGGGTCAGTAGTGAGATTGGTAAGGGCACCACCTTTACAGTCCTGCTGCCGGTGGATCAGGGTGGTCGTCTGCGGGCTCTGAAAAAGGCCGTTGATCAAAAGGTTACCCATTCAGATGCCGATGAAGTCTGTCGAGTCCTCGTCGTTGATGATGAGAAGATATTAAATGAGATGCTGCAGGAATGCCTGAAGTCGGCAGGCTATGAAGTTGATGGCGCCTACGATGGGGTTGAGGGAATCGGTCTTTTGCGGTATAAGAAGTACCACCTTATTCTACTTGATATTCGTATGCCCCGAAAAGACGGGCTTGAGGTGCTACAGTTTGTTAAGGTTGAGTATCCTGATATCCCTGTTATTATTGTTACCGGCTTGGCCTCGTTGGATGAGATTAAGGAGACCGTTGCCATGGGGGCGTTCGCCTGTCTTAAAAAGCCGTTTGTTATTGAAACGGTTCTTGCCAAGGCAGCAGAGGCCATTGCTGACAGTTGCCAACGTCGGCTATATAAGAAATAA
- a CDS encoding M20/M25/M40 family metallo-hydrolase — translation MNEIIASAVSLTRELVRVPSESSDAIATPGSAEFGVAAVLQRVCCEHDLDWHLQEALPDRYNFIVSCSNPGLPKVIFLAHMDTVSAKGMVAPFSGELKNGKVWGRGSCDDKGSLAAILAVLVELKQQKTSLKYDVTLAATVDEECSMSGSAVLAKKNPLGWDLCIGMEPTLLQPVYAHRGVYRCRILAIKEAVLPVSEIMAGLRDFQHVLEQSCHPELGNAVMNSTEILEDDSRHRILVDIRLLPVQSPAQIHASIVRIVGTRGRVIPLFAGRGIDTDPETALVKSFQRSLLHNGLDATLKAVPFATDCSQLQGRGPCMVWGPGNSAQAHQADEFIELRQLELACQVLAGFLTTS, via the coding sequence ATGAATGAAATTATAGCCTCTGCTGTCAGCCTGACCCGTGAGTTGGTGCGAGTGCCGAGTGAGTCGTCTGATGCTATTGCAACTCCGGGGTCCGCCGAGTTTGGAGTTGCGGCGGTTTTGCAGCGCGTATGCTGTGAACATGATCTGGACTGGCACCTTCAGGAGGCCCTTCCTGATCGCTACAATTTTATTGTATCGTGTTCTAATCCTGGGTTGCCTAAGGTTATTTTTCTAGCCCATATGGATACTGTCAGTGCGAAAGGGATGGTAGCCCCTTTTTCTGGTGAGCTCAAAAATGGGAAGGTCTGGGGGAGGGGTTCATGCGATGATAAAGGGTCACTTGCCGCCATTCTTGCTGTCCTGGTCGAACTCAAGCAGCAGAAGACTTCGCTGAAGTATGATGTTACACTGGCAGCAACGGTTGATGAAGAGTGCTCGATGTCCGGTTCTGCTGTGCTGGCCAAAAAAAACCCCTTGGGTTGGGATCTCTGTATTGGCATGGAACCAACCCTGTTGCAGCCGGTTTATGCCCACAGAGGTGTCTATCGTTGTCGTATTCTAGCCATAAAAGAGGCGGTATTGCCGGTGTCGGAAATCATGGCTGGCCTAAGGGATTTTCAACATGTTTTAGAGCAGAGTTGTCACCCTGAACTGGGCAATGCTGTTATGAATAGCACCGAAATTTTAGAGGATGACTCCAGACATCGTATCCTGGTGGATATCCGTTTGTTGCCAGTGCAGAGTCCGGCCCAAATTCATGCCTCCATTGTTCGTATCGTAGGCACAAGGGGGCGGGTTATTCCGCTATTTGCCGGCAGGGGAATTGACACCGATCCAGAAACTGCTCTTGTTAAGTCCTTTCAAAGATCTCTACTCCATAACGGCCTTGATGCAACACTGAAGGCCGTTCCATTTGCCACCGACTGCTCTCAATTACAGGGTCGTGGGCCATGTATGGTCTGGGGCCCTGGAAATTCAGCCCAGGCCCATCAAGCCGATGAATTCATTGAGCTGCGCCAATTAGAACTGGCCTGTCAGGTGCTGGCCGGTTTCTTAACTACGAGTTGA
- a CDS encoding MinD/ParA family protein produces MKSLLSIEQLVSQTSLEESLIRFYESEYADKLPGKILHGNSLLFNAEAVEALIKIHALHTGQISEVEQSLPRKLQYARVIAVTSGKGGVGKSNIALNLALSFQRMGKMALVLDADLGMANIHLLAGVQPRYTLRDFINTDLQISDVIMSGPEGIGIVAGGSGIIQLADSSSAQRRKMIGALEEIERCTDIIIVDTAAGMGAEVRDFLFAADEIVYVLSPDITSLADAYGLFKALHSKGFKGPQYSIVNMASSLKEAALVGKRFSDCAMQFLGASVGNIGYILRDSTVGAAIARRTPYCLFAPASRVAKNTVNIAAALLKEQDSSVVLHSAFKRYKNLLEK; encoded by the coding sequence ATGAAATCATTGTTATCCATTGAACAGTTAGTTTCACAAACCTCTCTTGAAGAGAGTCTGATTCGATTTTATGAGTCAGAGTATGCCGACAAACTCCCAGGCAAAATCCTGCACGGCAATAGCCTCCTGTTCAATGCCGAAGCAGTAGAAGCCCTCATAAAAATCCACGCACTACACACAGGCCAGATCTCCGAAGTTGAGCAGTCTCTGCCCAGAAAATTACAGTATGCCAGGGTTATCGCCGTCACGTCCGGCAAGGGCGGGGTCGGCAAAAGTAATATTGCCCTGAACCTGGCTCTCTCCTTTCAGCGCATGGGGAAGATGGCTCTGGTTCTGGATGCCGACCTTGGAATGGCAAATATTCATCTGCTGGCCGGCGTTCAACCCAGGTATACTCTGCGCGATTTCATAAACACCGATTTGCAGATCTCCGATGTGATAATGTCTGGCCCCGAAGGTATCGGTATTGTTGCCGGTGGTTCAGGGATTATTCAACTGGCCGACAGCAGTTCTGCCCAACGCCGGAAAATGATTGGTGCTTTAGAGGAGATTGAGCGTTGTACTGATATCATTATTGTCGATACCGCGGCCGGCATGGGTGCTGAGGTGCGGGACTTCCTGTTTGCCGCAGATGAAATTGTCTATGTCCTGAGCCCTGATATTACCTCGCTGGCGGACGCCTATGGGTTGTTTAAGGCGTTGCACAGTAAGGGGTTTAAAGGCCCGCAGTATTCTATCGTGAATATGGCTTCCTCTCTGAAAGAGGCGGCCCTGGTTGGGAAACGTTTCTCTGATTGCGCCATGCAGTTTCTTGGCGCCTCGGTGGGAAATATCGGCTATATCTTACGAGACTCTACCGTGGGCGCCGCTATTGCCAGGCGGACTCCATATTGCCTTTTTGCACCGGCATCAAGAGTTGCCAAAAATACAGTCAATATCGCAGCGGCGCTACTGAAAGAACAAGACAGTAGTGTCGTGTTACATTCAGCCTTTAAACGATACAAAAATCTTTTGGAAAAATAG